From one Erythrobacter sp. HKB08 genomic stretch:
- a CDS encoding RcnB family protein, translating into MTLKELLTAGSASALALAMAFVAVPAEAEAAEAQQRAERGDRDRGQARQNRGERREARRDRRGNRQQARQERRRDRAAVAPQRSQRPAQVRNERRGERRAERRDRGPAIAPAQARRQAQIDRRERAMDRRSNARGDRFERRVDRRADRRADRRVERRTDRRVERRERNRSYADTSRNRTYRDGYRDGRRADRRDDRRDTRRAYREGRRDGYRDSYRDGRRYRDGYRDQRRYDRNHRRWDRRSWRNNHRYNWRNYRTYNRNIYRLGHYYAPYRGYRYRRLSIGFYLDSLFFSARYYINDPWRYRLPEVYGPYRWVRYYDDVLLVDIYSGEVVDVIYDFFW; encoded by the coding sequence CGGAAGCCGCCGAGGCGCAGCAGCGTGCCGAACGTGGCGACCGTGATCGCGGGCAAGCCCGCCAGAACCGCGGCGAACGCCGCGAAGCGCGGCGGGATCGCCGTGGCAATCGCCAGCAGGCCCGGCAGGAACGTCGCCGCGACCGCGCAGCCGTCGCGCCGCAGCGTAGCCAGCGTCCCGCGCAGGTACGCAATGAACGCCGTGGTGAGCGCCGCGCCGAACGCCGTGACCGTGGTCCGGCCATCGCTCCGGCACAGGCACGCCGCCAGGCCCAGATCGACCGCCGCGAGCGCGCGATGGATCGCCGCAGCAATGCGCGCGGCGACCGCTTCGAACGCCGCGTCGATCGTCGGGCAGACCGCCGTGCCGATCGCAGGGTCGAACGCCGCACCGACCGCCGTGTCGAACGCCGCGAGCGCAATCGCAGCTATGCCGATACCTCGCGCAACCGGACCTATCGGGATGGCTACCGCGACGGTCGCCGTGCCGACCGCAGGGATGATCGCCGCGATACGAGGCGGGCCTACCGTGAAGGTCGCCGCGACGGCTACCGCGACAGCTACCGGGATGGTCGCCGTTACCGTGACGGCTATCGCGACCAGCGCCGCTACGACCGCAACCACCGCCGGTGGGACCGTCGCAGCTGGCGGAACAACCACCGCTACAACTGGCGCAACTACCGCACCTACAACCGGAACATCTACCGGCTCGGCCACTATTACGCGCCGTATCGCGGATATCGTTATCGCCGCCTGAGCATCGGCTTCTATCTCGACAGCCTGTTCTTCTCGGCCCGGTATTACATCAACGATCCGTGGCGCTACCGCCTGCCGGAGGTCTACGGCCCCTATCGCTGGGTCCGCTATTACGACGACGTACTGCTCGTGGACATCTACTCCGGCGAAGTGGTCGACGTGATCTACGACTTCTTCTGGTAA